The nucleotide window CGCCGTTGGCCTATTTGTCCTGTGGGGCCCATCACCCAAACCCAGGAAAAAAGGTAACGTCCGCAACCTTAACCCCAATTCAATCAAATAGAAGTAATCTGTTAAGCAAGATTGAGAAATTTCTTTGTCGTactctctattttttattattgttgcttgtttttattttcaataataatatagttattatgAGAATAATAGCAAAGGCACGCATTATCAATGATATTTTGCAGCCgcagtatatattaaaaatacagttaagttacaatttttctttctggAATCTTAAATCTTGCTAGAGATttacttattttgtttttacattcGATTATTGTGGCTTTTccaatatctttaattttttaatattttttatgattaatttcatttaattatgaatttctTCATATCTAATACAACATTATGATAATCttatttatgttttctttaGGCCAAGTTGTCGGGATCAATAATTTGGGATATACATGTTTTCTGAATTCTCTCTTGCAAGCCCTGGCTGCGTGTCCTACATTTATTCTCTGGCTTCAAAGACAGCAGGAGAAGGACAGACACTTTGCTGATACACTGTTCTCTGTGCTCAAAAGTATAAGATTTTGatcagatattaaaattacaatgtccaatccttaaatatattaaactttttattaacaagttaatttttccaaaactactttttaattttggaaCTTTAAGATCTTTAACCTTTCACATACtttcatacaaattttttgaaattattcatatatacaactcttaattctttatacttttatatttcttatactgATCTGTATTTATCTTGTAGAAATTAACGGTTTTGCGGATGACTTGTACGGTGACGTGACACCtgttgaaattatttcttccGTTGGTTCACTATGGAATTTTGGACCTGGTCATCAAGATGCTCACGAGTTGTTTCATGTAGTTCTTAGTGCATTAGATGCTGAAATGCAGTCTGCAAATAAAGTATATGATTCAAAATCATTCTAGTACTATCTATCTAGAACATAATTTGTTTGACAATGATTAAATTGgtcaaaattgcaaaaaagtaaaaacaaattttgtgtttctccaagatttttataattaattaataaaaagttagcTTTTACGTGATCAcatactaattattaattatcacgCTTTCAGAAAGGCTTGTCTGACGCGCTACCGCCAAGTCTGAATACGGAGTTAAATATGAGAGAAATAGCTGATACTCCTGAAGCTCAGAGTCTCAATCTCAGAAGTGCATCCTGCAATGACATTGCATCAGTAAAAAACGGCACTGATACTCCAAAAGGCTTCGACAAGAACTGCAACAATCAAATGATGACCTCGACCTCGTCCATAGCCAGCATGTCTCCGAGCATCGGGTGCAAACCCGGTATGATTCTCGCCAGATCCTCGGAATTGCTGTCGCGAAGTGTTCAAACTAACGGCGACTATAAGAGCCCCTTCAGGTCGTGGAAATCTCTATGTACCATGCCCTTTGTTAACATTCCGTCAGTTTCGGTAGAGACACATCCGTTCTCAGGTTTGATCACCAGTCAAGTTCAGTGCAGTGGCTGTTCTTTGAAGgtattaaaacaaaagataTCAAGTGAAAGCTAACACCAATTCTTATTAATCTCCGTAactaattcttattaataatccGTAATTAATCTcccttgaaaataatttcttctgTGCACATAATTCCTCCtgcaaatttcaattattgcatcaaacatttatcaataatatgtactagattttaatatcaatctgattttttttttgtagtctTCAGTACGTTACGACAAGCTTGAGACCTTGTCGCTACCGTTACCCGCACTCCACTCGTTCATCCCACAACACCATACTCTAGAATGGTTGCTATCGCGTTTTGTGGATAGCGAGATGGTACGTGATGTGCAATGCGATGGATGCTCGTCGCGTTGTCCCGCTGTCAAGACCCTTACTCTCGGAAAATTGCCCAAGTGCTTATGCTTGCACATCCCGAGGACTACGTGGAGCTCCTCGGGCGTGCTAATTAAAAGGAACGATCAGATTACGTTTCCCGAACTTCTGGTGCTAGATCCTTATACTTACACTGAAACGAAAAAGAGAAGCGCGCAGGTGAGTTTTGAAATCCATTTAGGTATGTTCAATTGAAACGTGGACTAAGATTATTGTTCCATAAAAGTCTCATACTATATACAAGTtttgtatcatatataataaataagagaatttctcattttattataattcaaaaatttgaaattagaatataattaattttattgattagaAATTGTGTaagacatttaatttatcaaattacaaaagttaatatataaaatttattaatcttattttctaagaaacttaatttattaatttaaaagatttattgaaattcaTAACTTGGAAActgaagaattatttaatttagagaTATATAATCTCAAGCCTAAACTGGTATATATAatccaattaatttatttcaaaattttgatgtTATAGGGCGATGCGGTAAAGAGTCAACTCGATCGTGGTTTTACAACGATACAGGGTAAACATAAATACCGATTATGTGCAGTGATCGAACATCGCGGCCCGGTGGATTCCGGTCACTTTGTTTGCTATAGACGCGGAAATAAAACGGATCACTGGCTGTACACGTCCGATATTATTGTCGAGAGTGTGTCCCTGACGCAGGTGCTGCTTGCTAGTCCATACTTGCTTTTCTACGAGCGCATTACCAGCGTTTATCCTAGCTAGGAATAAATTTTCGAGGTGATAGGCAATCTATAGGAATTACATAATTGCGCGTCGAATGAGAATCCGTTCTTTTTAGCCATGCTTTCTCACGCTTTCAGCTTTTAAAGTGAAACGTATAGTGATGTGGAAATAATATGGAAAGATAGAATCACAGATTTGCATATAAGCGTGTAGAAAGTGCAGCTGAAAAAGAACAGGAATaagatttgaaatatataagagactgtcgaatttttcataattagtTTAGAATCGCTCGATATTTGCGACGTAATTGCGATAATACTTTGTTATATTCTGCGACTATAGAACGTGTCCTTAGGTGATATTTTATAGCAGTGgcgaaatatatcaaatatataatccaaaattcagaaatatttcaacagaTGCGATAATAATTGCCATTAATAAACGTTTTATGCATCTAATGGAGTAATTAGTTTCGTGAAACTTCTTACTTCTGACACATAGTGATAGTAGATTTCTATTGGAAGAGACTGTCAATTCTTATAAATCGTTTTTTGATCAATTTATCAtcattaaacttaattttaatgaggACTAGGATCGTGCCAATGAAAATATCTCTGAACTAAATTTATCAAGAAGGATAAGCAagatcttgtatttttttattatatgtttatatcttATAGGGCTTTTATTCAAGCTCTCGCGATGTGtgcaattgttaaaaatattactataattataaagactgtgaatctattattttttatttgtatataaagtattgtttttctttctggTTGGCATACAGAAACATGCTAATTACcagaataaatttactttaagaattaacataaaatatctaatgtatgtaatttgaaatcttatagaaaatgtatcaaattgaaataaaatattaaaaattcagaacTTAAAGATAAATCTTAttcaaaactaaaaaatatgattttttattttgcaaagtataatttcattaaaataataaatttaaaaatatttaatattttattctgtttaaCTGTCatattctactttttttattacaaattaaaaacaattttagtaCAAATAAATTCATCAAATTAACTTGATCCaagtacatgtataaaataaataactcaaCCTTACCTTACCTCATTTCCAAACCTCAGTAGGAGTAGAGAGAAACCTGAGAGGCGCCATGAAGACGTTTTTGAGGAAACCCATTTTCACCGCGgtacagtggcgctaactggatCGATTTTAGAGCCGGTAGAACTACGTAGCTGGATCGACTTTCCAGCG belongs to Anoplolepis gracilipes chromosome 4, ASM4749672v1, whole genome shotgun sequence and includes:
- the Usp30 gene encoding ubiquitin carboxyl-terminal hydrolase 30 homolog, coding for MDVERIAIFAGVGFAIAVGLFVLWGPSPKPRKKGQVVGINNLGYTCFLNSLLQALAACPTFILWLQRQQEKDRHFADTLFSVLKKINGFADDLYGDVTPVEIISSVGSLWNFGPGHQDAHELFHVVLSALDAEMQSANKKGLSDALPPSLNTELNMREIADTPEAQSLNLRSASCNDIASVKNGTDTPKGFDKNCNNQMMTSTSSIASMSPSIGCKPGMILARSSELLSRSVQTNGDYKSPFRSWKSLCTMPFVNIPSVSVETHPFSGLITSQVQCSGCSLKSSVRYDKLETLSLPLPALHSFIPQHHTLEWLLSRFVDSEMVRDVQCDGCSSRCPAVKTLTLGKLPKCLCLHIPRTTWSSSGVLIKRNDQITFPELLVLDPYTYTETKKRSAQGDAVKSQLDRGFTTIQGKHKYRLCAVIEHRGPVDSGHFVCYRRGNKTDHWLYTSDIIVESVSLTQVLLASPYLLFYERITSVYPS